In Leishmania donovani BPK282A1 complete genome, chromosome 35, the following are encoded in one genomic region:
- a CDS encoding glyoxalase I, translating to MLHTMIRVGDLDRSIKFYTERLGMKVLRKWDVPQDKYTLVFLGYAPEMSSTVLELTYNYGVTSYKHDEAYGHIAIGVEDVKELVADMRKHDVPIDYEDESGFMAFVVDPDGYYIELLNEKMMMEKAEADMKEQGTA from the coding sequence ATGCTGCACACCATGATTCGCGTCGGCGACCTCGACCGCTCCATCAAGTTCTACACGGAGCGTCTGGGCATGAAGGTGCTACGGAAGTGGGATGTTCCGCAGGACAAGTATACCCTCGTCTTTCTTGGCTACGCACCCGAGATGAGCTCGACGGTTCTGGAGCTGACGTACAACTACGGTGTCACATCCTACAAACACGACGAAGCGTACGGTCATATTGCTATCGGGGTGGAGGACGTGAAGGAGCTGGTGGCTGACATGCGCAAGCATGACGTGCCGATCGACTACGAAGACGAGAGCGGCTTCATGGCGTTCGTGGTCGACCCGGATGGGTATTACATTGAGCTGCTCAACGAGAAGATGAtgatggagaaggcggaggcggatATGAAGGAGCAGGGCACTGCCTAA
- a CDS encoding chaperone protein DNAj, putative has product MLRYLSASTARRACAWSAGASLSAAPGAASTFCSSTTPARLYSSGNKDYYKMLGVDRNADLKEIKKAYRKRALETHPDQGGNKEEFAEVAEAYEVLSNPEKRKVYDQYGSEAATNPSMGGAGMGGFGAGGRSAEDIFAEFFRGGMGGMGGFGDMFGGGPGGRQGTPTLQPLEVRTRLTLEDVYKGVTKTMRVNRPQVCADCTGFGTKSKTEKPKCTQCNGSGHVVQQHRMGPGMVQQTISECPRCRGTGTVAKPEDQCHKCHGKGYRTVSQDVTIEIPAGVPSNVTLVVRGEGGTIPGAPPADMHLHVELSPHRVFQRRGNDLIVDKDVTLEEALLGLHMPLKLLDGRTVNVETSADQILKPEGVIKVTGEGLPGTSGERGDVYIFTHLKMPNKLSDEQKAHIKKAFGKPEKDADASPGNTVRARVLRESREQLEEQKRSLWASQESGGYSGGGGGNSRRPAGSTHGSGAQQVECATQ; this is encoded by the coding sequence ATGCTCCGCTATCTCTCCGCGTCGACCGCGCGCAGAGCTTGCGCCTGGAGTGCGGGCGCGTCGCTTTCTGCCGCACctggcgccgccagcaccttcTGTTCCTCCACAACCCCTGCCCGTTTGTACTCGAGTGGCAACAAGGACTACTACAAGATGCTCGGCGTCGACCGAAACGCCGACTTGAAGGAGATTAAGAAAGCTTACCGGAAGCGCGCGTTGGAGACCCACCCTGATCAAGGCGGTAACAAGGAGGAATTTGCAGAGGTGGCCGAGGCCTACGAGGTGCTTAGTAACCCCGAGAAGAGGAAGGTGTACGACCAGTACGGATCCGAGGCGGCCACGAACCCGAGCATGGGCGGCGCAGGCATGGGTGGCTttggcgccggtggccgcTCTGCTGAGGACATCTTTGCCGAGTTTTTCCGCGGGGGAATGGGTGGGATGGGCGGGTTTGGCGACATGTTTGGCGGCGGCCCCGGTGGCCGTCAGGGGACGCCCACACTCCAGCCGCTGGAGGTGCGGACGCGGTTGACGCTGGAAGACGTGTACAAGGGCGTGACCAAGACGATGCGCGTGAACCGCCCGCAGGTGTGCGCGGATTGCACTGGCTTCGGCACCAAAAGCAAGACCGAGAAACCTAAGTGCACCCAGTGCAACGGCTCCGGACACGTTGTGCAACAGCACCGGATGGGTCCCGGCATGGTGCAGCAGACGATCTCTGAGTgcccgcggtgccgcggcaccggtACCGTGGCGAAACCGGAGGACCAATGCCACAAGTGTCACGGCAAGGGCTACCGCACCGTATCGCAGGACGTCACCATTGAAATCCCAGCCGGGGTGCCGTCGAATGTGACACTTGTAGtgcgcggcgagggcggcacgaTCCctggcgcgccgccagcggacATGCACTTGCACGTCGAGCTAAGTCCTCACCGTGTCTTTCAGCGTCGCGGCAACGACCTCATTGTTGACAAGGACgtgacgctggaggaggcgcttcTGGGGTTGCACATGCCGCTGAAGTTGCTCGACGGCCGCACCGTCAACGTGGAAACATCGGCCGATCAGATTTTGAAGCCAGAAGGGGTGATCAAGGTTACGGGAGAGGGCTTGCCTGGCACCTCCGGCGAGCGCGGTGATGTCTATATCTTCACGCACCTCAAGATGCCCAACAAGCTGAGCGATGAGCAGAAGGCGCACATCAAGAAGGCGTTCGGCAAACCTGAAAAGGACGCTGACGCGTCGCCCGGCAACACTGTGAGGGCACGGGTGTTGCGCGAGTCTcgcgagcagctggaggagcagaagcgTAGCCTGTGGGCCTCGCAAGAGAGTGGTGGctacagcggcggcggcggtggcaactCTCGCCGCCCGGCGGGAAGCACGCATGGTAgtggcgcgcagcaggtggagtGTGCGACGCAGTAG
- a CDS encoding prenyl protein specific carboxyl methyltransferase, putative: MSHSSARQQGAGEKEEIRRINRELQRNLILETALIAFALGVLALAGVLLAAHGWHTHNDSLFALGLYILAVHIAFHVLEFLVAAFTRPHDTHPDAFMVFHSIPYLIASGTALLEFFVEAYAIPERWKLDPTRHTLLGFFLRVNYTSALLFTFLVLVFYGIRVVSMLQCGSNFSLMIEHERHSGHQLVTHGLYRYLRHPAYFGWFWRTCCAQWILANPVSAVVHTGVTWYFFRYRIAYEEATLQRPDYFGEAYKRYKVRTIVGIPFL, encoded by the coding sequence ATGAGTCATTCgagcgcacggcagcagggGGCGGGCGAGAAGGAAGAGATCAGGCGCATCAATCGTGAGTTGCAGCGCAACCTCATCTTGGAAACGGCCTTGATTGCCTTCGCCCTTGGTGTGCTGGCCTTGGCCGGCGTACTTCTCGCTgcacatggatggcacacgcacaacgacAGCCTATTCGCTCTTGGGCTGTATATTCTTGCTGTGCATATTGCCTTCCATGTCCTGGAGTTCCTTGTTGCCGCGTTCACTCGCCCTCACGACACCCACCCGGATGCCTTCATGGTGTTTCACTCGATACCGTACCTCATCGCGAGTGGAACTGCGCTGCTGGAATTTTTTGTGGAGGCATACGCCATCCCTGAGAGGTGGAAACTGGACCCCACTCGCCATACGCTGCTTGGTTTTTTCTTGCGAGTGAACTACacctcggcgctgctcttcacATTTCTTGTCCTTGTTTTCTACGGCATCCGCGTCGTGTCAATGCTGCAGTGCGGCTCCAACTTTTCCCTCATGATTGAGCATGAGCGGCACTCCGGCCATCAGCTTGTAACGCATGGCCTGTACCGATATCTGCGCCACCCGGCCTACTTTGGATGGTTTTGGCGCACGTGTTGCGCGCAGTGGATTCTGGCAAACCCGGTCTCCGCCGTGGTCCACACGGGGGTAACCTGGTACTTCTTCCGGTACCGCATCGCCTACGAGGAGgccacgctgcagcgaccAGACTACTTTGGGGAGGCGTACAAGAGATACAAGGTGCGCACCATCGTCGGGATTCCGTTTTTGTAA
- a CDS encoding ubiquitin-activating enzyme e1, putative, whose protein sequence is MEAESKVLIDQKYLDKQSRTIGTYGLETMAKLIAFKVIIVGCGGVGIEIAKNLALAGIHTIRFYDPRKPTAQDMGVNFAVTPQSMASGKTMAELSAAYISELNPNTRVRVLAELTTATVSDNVALIFTAAAPDLSLTTLSEWNAFCHNHTPAISFVLALQTGTMGSVFADHGPSFVVKDADGRPMLQKLITEVVTLRDKTGEMYTRIRYETPEGQTPGALRDYTQIKLSEVQGLLKPDGTSVNGQVYDGVVCPSDPRDTVRVYPAFETQGYSPYETGGFLHELKEVRVLSFRPLSEALAAPGAFVPVSPMMDNSEESVTHVTLHALLRYADAHSGKLPELHNAAQAAEVVELAKKVLEENKAMPAPPEQRTTGKPGNAEFPYKVPPPPPPAPLVLENLDEKAVMAEALLARAELQPLASFFGAVVAQEIVKITGKYSPIHQWFHLSCAAVRPERADHSSEEFRPMNSRYDHIISIFGKGFQQLLQNLRLFMVGCGALGCENVKNFALCGITCGTGGSLVVTDNDRIEVSNLSRQFLFREENVGQPKSAAAAARMRQMNPDANVDARQDFIGTTTEHLYPDTFWQSLNVVVNALDNIEARLYVDQQCVRFQKVLVEAGTMGTGGNVDIIVPGRTSSYADGGAADQTGGIPMCTLRNFPYIYDHCIEWARAQFDDMFVSPMQTAQQIIEDPAAFTQRIHHEVSSGSSAGERRSLIDKNVGPLKLLKRTLTILADGPTMDRCVALGWEQLFKMFRDRILDLQAAFPRGAKKKNGEDFWSGHRKYPTALQVTAADITTNPDAKNFLVAAINLYACMFGVHPPKHEARFNDEKNRWMQEYRTDAWIQAEVSKLSTPAYVAGFVDNLDDDLAANAQEGKQVTMEESEAELQGLLADVAALATKCKGSRAAALEFEKDDDDNFQIDFVAAASNLRAENYGIPTQDRMKVKLVAGKIIPAIATTTSAVTGLGLIELFKVLQNKDVSVLRNGMLDVGTNNYVLFERDLPIKNFTKVVATYIPEQDYTYKKKVIRVPEGFTKYDMIRIPVTPATTVKAFAAALEAVLNKTLPDGVDQAYEVDGLGVGKGMLWNGRSSHANTNASLMKVIEQQKASEAGGTLPAPFWQNRFQFCDVSATVSIDDGDDTVDEVDVETATVCLEIQQ, encoded by the coding sequence ATGGAGGCCGAGAGCAAAGTGTTGATCGACCAGAAGTATCTGGACAAGCAAAGCCGGACCATCGGCACCTATGGCCTCGAGACCATGGCAAAGCTGATCGCCTTCAAGGTTATCATtgtcggctgcggtggcgtcggGATCGAGATCGCGAAGAACCTGGCACTCGCTGGCATTCACACCATCCGCTTCTATGACCCTCGGAAGCCGACGGCTCAGGACATGGGCGTGAATTTTGCCGTCACGCCGCAGTCCATGGCATCGGGCAAGACGATGGCGGAGCTGTCTGCCGCCTATATTTCTGAGCTGAACCCAAACACGCGCGTTCGAGTGCTTGCAGAGCTGACGACGGCCACCGTCTCGGACAACGTCGCCCTCATCttcacggccgccgcgccggaTCTCAGCCTGACGACGCTGAGCGAATGGAACGCTTTCTGCCACAATCACACGCCGGCCATCTCATTCGTGTTGGCACTTCAAACGGGCACGATGGGTTCCGTGTTCGCGGACCACGGCCCTTCCTTCGTCGTCAAGGACGCCGACGGGCGACCCATGCTACAGAAGCTGATCACGGAAGTCGTGACACTGCGTGACAAGACGGGAGAGATGTACACGCGCATCCGCTACGAGACACCAGAGGGGCAGACACCCGGGGCCTTGCGCGACTATACGCAGATCAAGCTGAGCGAGGTACAGGGACTCCTGAAACCGGACGGCACCTCCGTGAATGGTCAGGTGTATGACGGCGTCGTCTGCCCCTCCGACCCGCGCGATACGGTGCGTGTGTACCCGGCGTTCGAGACGCAGGGGTACAGCCCGTATGAGACAGGCGGCTTTCTTCACGAGTTGAAGGAGGTGAGGGTGCTCTCCTTTCGGCCCCTCAGtgaggcgctggcggcgccagGCGCTTTCGTCCCAGTGAGCCCGATGATGGACAACTCCGAGGAGTCAGTGACCCATGTGAcgctgcatgcgctgctgcgttaCGCCGACGCGCACTCGGGAAAGCTGCCTGAGCTGCACAACGCAGCGCAGGCCGCTGAGGTAGTTGAGCTGGCCAAgaaggtgctggaggagaataaggcgatgccggcgccgccggagcagcgcaccaccggcaAGCCCGGCAATGCGGAGTTCCCGTAcaaggtgccgccgccgccaccgccggcgccgttggTCCTCGAAAACCTGGATGAaaaggcggtgatggcggaaGCGCTCCTCGCCCGTGCTGAGCTGCAACCCCTCGCCTCCTTCTTTGGTGCTGTCGTAGCGCAGGAGATTGTGAAGATTACTGGCAAGTACTCGCCGATTCACCAGTGGTTCCACCTCTCCTGCGCAGCCGTGCGGCCCGAACGAGCCGACCACAGCAGTGAAGAATTCCGCCCGATGAACTCGCGCTACGATCACATCATCTCCATCTTTGGCAAGGGcttccagcagctgctgcagaaccTGCGCCTCTTCATGGTTGGGTGCGGGGCACTCGGCTGCGAGAACGTCAAGAACTTCGCACTGTGTGGCATCAcctgcggcaccggcggctcCCTCGTCGTGACCGACAACGACCGCATCGAGGTATCAAACCTCAGCCGGCAGTTTCTCTTCCGCGAGGAGAACGTCGGGCAGCCCAagtcggcggctgcggctgcccgcATGCGGCAGATGAATCCCGATGCGAACGTGGACGCTCGCCAAGACTTCATTGGCACGACCACCGAGCACCTCTACCCCGACACTTTCTGGCAGTCGCTGAACGTTGTCGTCAACGCGCTGGACAACATAGAGGCCCGCCTCTATGTCGATCAGCAGTGCGTCCGCTTTCAGAAGGTGCTTGTCGAGGCAGGCACAATGGGTACCGGCGGCAACGTCGACATTATCGTTCCCGGCAGGACGTCGTCgtacgccgacggcggcgcggcggatcAGACGGGCGGCATTCCCATGTGCACGCTGCGCAACTTTCCGTACATCTACGACCACTGCATAGAGTGGGCCCGCGCGCAGTTCGACGATATGTTCGTGTCCCCAATGCAaacggcgcagcagatcATCGAAGACCCTGCCGCCTTCACCCAGCGCATCCACCACGAGGTTTCTAGTGGTTCAAGCGCTGGCGAGCGGCGTAGCCTCATTGACAAGAACGTGGGCCCGCTCAAGTTGCTGAAGCGGACGCTGACGATTCTTGCCGATGGGCCGACGATGGACAGGTGTGTCGCGCTTGGCTGGGAACAGCTCTTCAAGATGTTCCGTGACCGCATTCTAGATCTTCAGGCGGCCTTCCCGCGCGGcgccaaaaagaaaaacggcgAGGATTTCTGGTCGGGACATCGCAAGTATCCAACAGCGCTCCAGGTGACGGCCGCCGACATTACGACGAATCCAGACGCAAAGAACTTCCTGGTGGCGGCGATCAACctgtatgcgtgcatgttCGGGGTGCACCCGCCCAAGCATGAGGCGCGCTTCAACGATGAGAAGAACCGCTGGATGCAGGAGTACCGTACGGACGCGTGGATTCAGGCAGAGGTGAGCAAGctgtcgacgccggcgtACGTGGCTGGCTTCGTCGACAACCTCGACGACGACTTAGCAGCCAATGCGCAGGAGGGCAAGCAAGTTACCATGGAGGAGTCCGAGGCCGAGCTGCAAGGGCTGCTGGCGGATGTTGCCGCTCTGGCAACCAAATGCAAGGGCAgcagggcggcagcgctggagtTCGAGAAGGACGACGATGATAACTTCCAAATCGACTTtgtcgctgcggcgagcAACCTCCGCGCTGAGAATTACGGAATTCCGACGCAGGATCGGATGAAAGTGAAGCTTGTCGCCGGCAAGATCATTCCTGCCATCGCGACAACAACGTCTGCCGTGACGGGCCTGGGGCTTATCGAGCTCTTCAAGGTCTTGCAGAATAAGGACGTCTCGGTGCTGCGTAATGGTATGCTGGACGTGGGCACGAACAACTACGTTCTCTTTGAGCGCGATCTGCCCATCAAGAACTTCACCAAAGTGGTGGCCACCTACATCCCGGAGCAGGACTACACGTACAAAAAGAAGGTCATTCGCGTGCCGGAGGGGTTCACGAAGTACGACATGATTCGCATCCCTGTCACGCCGGCGACCACGGTGAAGGCGtttgcggcggcgctcgaggcTGTGCTAAACAAGACCCTCCCCGATGGTGTCGACCAGGCGTACGAGGTGGACGGGCTCGGTGTCGGCAAGGGCATGCTGTGGAACGGCCGCTCAAGCCACGCAAACACGAATGCGTCGCTCATGAAGGTAATTGAGCAGCAAAAGGCAAGTGAGGCAGGCGGCACGCTACCGGCTCCGTTTTGGCAGAACCGCTTCCAGTTCTGTGACGTGTCCGCGACGGTTTCtatcgacgacggcgatgacacTGTGGACGAGGTAGATGTGGAGACGGCTACCGTGTGCCTTGAAATTCAGCAGTAG
- a CDS encoding phospholipase A2-like protein, putative: protein MHPIFDYILSIHYLPAGSSVLLSCLAAAWGVDWKTCLMMTCVGSLVTCAAFYVQPLQCFSPLGGKFNVGTREVCGERGAMKPPVTIVYPTTSGTPRSGIQYIPFGERGYLAGMASYSKVPYALVKDLCLLRRKMRPDAEPAPLFQHDGIPRPMIVFSHGLAGFPHLYSTLLMDLAARGAVVFALSHMDGSAAFCRDAGREIRISLNTQVGWTTEDRAPQLEVRIRETLNTIKRIRSGELLLALGYDKETVDTYIAREPRVHLVGHSFGGATCLAAALNDTQDASERGGVSSVASTVVYDPWMIPLRKTMFYDKLTDRKQPVHFTTPTLQIFSEEWVRSKEQHAFFEEVKAIVDAQPRSTEESALVAAVDAKLKVMKTSWYTIKDYRGTGHLTCTDVSLFSPVLYRAAYMTASPRGCIVAFAADTLRFIEKVSGPLPLDTKLLNDSALAAALRG, encoded by the coding sequence ATGCACCCGATCTTCGACTACATCTTGTCTATTCACTACCTGCCGGCCGggtcgtcggtgctgctgtcaTGCCTTGCGGCGGCGTGGGGGGTGGATTGGAAGACGTGCCTCATGATGACCTGTGTGGGCTCACTTGTGACGTGCGCCGCCTTCTACGTTCAGCCCTTGCAGTGCTTTTCCCCGCTCGGGGGAAAGTTCAACGTGGGCACGCGTGAGGTGTGTGGTGAGCGCGGTGCCATGAAGCCCCCTGTCACCATCGTCTACCCGAccaccagcggcacgccgcgGAGCGGAATCCAGTACATTCCGTTTGGCGAGCGCGGTTACCTGGCTGGCATGGCCAGCTACAGTAAAGTTCCCTACGCACTGGTGAAAGACCTTTGCCTTCTGCGCAGGAAGATGCGACCCGACGCggagccggcgccgctcttcCAGCACGATGGCATCCCACGCCCGATGATCGTGTTCAGCCACGGTCTTGCCGGATTTCCGCACTTGTACAGCACACTGCTGATGGACCTCGCTGCGCGCGGTGCCGTCGTGTTTGCCCTGTCGCACatggacggcagcgctgctttcTGCCGCGACGCCGGGAGGGAGATTCGCATTTCGCTGAACACCCAGGTAGGCTGGACCACGGAGGATCGCGCTCCGCAGCTAGAGGTTCGCATCCGAGAGACCCTCAACACAATCAagcgcatccgcagcggcgagctACTGCTCGCGCTCGGGTACGACAAGGAGACGGTGGACACGTACATCGCAAGGGAGCCGCGCGTTCACCTCGTTGGGCATTCGTTTGGCGGCGCGACATGCCTGGCGGCTGCCCTGAATGACACGCAAGACGCGAGTGAAAGGGGCGGCGtgagcagcgtcgccagcacTGTCGTCTACGACCCGTGGATGATCCCGCTGCGGAAGACGATGTTCTACGACAAGCTCACGGACAGGAAGCAACCGGTCCACTTCACCACACCAACGCTGCAGATCTTCTCTGAGGAGTGGGTGCGGAGCAAGGAGCAGCACGCGTTCTTTGAGGAGGTCAAGGCCATCGTcgatgcgcagccgcgctcgACTGAGGAGAGCGCTCTTGTGGCAGCAGTCGACGCCAAGCTGAAGGTAATGAAGACGTCATGGTACACGATAAAGGACTACCGCGGCACTGGGCACTTGACGTGCACGGACGTCTCATTGTTCAGTCCGGTGCTGTACCGCGCCGCTTACATGACGGCGTCACCGAGAGGCTGCATTGTAGCGTTCGCAGCAGACACACTGCGGTTCATTGAAAAGGTCTCCGGCCCGTTGCCCCTCGACACCAAACTTCTCAACGACTCGgcgctcgccgctgcgctgagGGGGTAA